In a single window of the Clarias gariepinus isolate MV-2021 ecotype Netherlands chromosome 16, CGAR_prim_01v2, whole genome shotgun sequence genome:
- the arl9 gene encoding ADP-ribosylation factor-like protein 9 isoform X1 codes for MPGLREAGLAAAALALTGGVAYAIWNLRSNKKNEAETPTLEQNVNAEKREKLVEAKVRSESAHEAPAPVSQQEQARGSQVLVLGLDGAGKTSLLQCFATGTAETEVSPTMGFNAVSINREELRIDFLEIGGEEKLREFWPKYMKKARLLVFVLDAADSARFPLAKTSLHQLLAFDPCLPLVLLANKQDLPGASGVTELYESMALGSDCDGRKLCVLGTQVLKGSADISVQDAYALILEMMNSN; via the exons ATGCCCGGTTTGAGAGAAGCTGGGTTAGCTGCCGCTGCCCTGGCACTAACCGGAGGTGTCGCGTATGCTATCTGGAATTTACGAAGCAACAAGAAAAACGAAGCAGAAACGCCGACTTTAGAGCAGAATGTAAACGCGGAGAAACGGGAAAAGTTAGTCGAGGCTAAAGTACGGAGTGAGAGCGCGCACGAAGCTCCCGCCCCTGTCTCTCAG caGGAACAAGCAAGAGGTTCTCAGGTGCTGGTGTTGGGTTTGGATGGCGCAGGCAAGACGAGTCTTCTTCAGTGCTTTGCGACAGGCACCGCTGAGACGGAAGTGTCACCCACTATGGGGTTTAATGCCGTCTCTATCAACAGAGAGGAGCTGCGCATCGACTTTTTAGAGA TCGGAGGCGAGGAGAAGCTCCGAGAGTTCTGGCCCAAGTATATGAAAAAGGCTCGGCTGTTGGTGTTCGTGCTGGACGCGGCCGACTCCGCACGTTTTCCTCTGGCTAAAACCAGCCTGCACCAGCTTCTGGCGTTCGACCCGTGCCTGCCGCTTGTTCTGCTGGCTAACAAACAG GACCTCCCGGGTGCGTCTGGGGTGACCGAGCTGTACGAGTCAATGGCATTGGGTTCAGATTGCGACGGTCGTAAGCTATGTGTTTTGGGCACACAAGTTCTAAAAGGCTCGGCCGATATCAGCGTACAGGACGCTTATGCACTCATCCTCGAGATGATGAACAGTAACTGA
- the arl9 gene encoding ADP-ribosylation factor-like protein 9 isoform X3, giving the protein MVFMQEQARGSQVLVLGLDGAGKTSLLQCFATGTAETEVSPTMGFNAVSINREELRIDFLEIGGEEKLREFWPKYMKKARLLVFVLDAADSARFPLAKTSLHQLLAFDPCLPLVLLANKQDLPGASGVTELYESMALGSDCDGRKLCVLGTQVLKGSADISVQDAYALILEMMNSN; this is encoded by the exons ATGGTTTTTATG caGGAACAAGCAAGAGGTTCTCAGGTGCTGGTGTTGGGTTTGGATGGCGCAGGCAAGACGAGTCTTCTTCAGTGCTTTGCGACAGGCACCGCTGAGACGGAAGTGTCACCCACTATGGGGTTTAATGCCGTCTCTATCAACAGAGAGGAGCTGCGCATCGACTTTTTAGAGA TCGGAGGCGAGGAGAAGCTCCGAGAGTTCTGGCCCAAGTATATGAAAAAGGCTCGGCTGTTGGTGTTCGTGCTGGACGCGGCCGACTCCGCACGTTTTCCTCTGGCTAAAACCAGCCTGCACCAGCTTCTGGCGTTCGACCCGTGCCTGCCGCTTGTTCTGCTGGCTAACAAACAG GACCTCCCGGGTGCGTCTGGGGTGACCGAGCTGTACGAGTCAATGGCATTGGGTTCAGATTGCGACGGTCGTAAGCTATGTGTTTTGGGCACACAAGTTCTAAAAGGCTCGGCCGATATCAGCGTACAGGACGCTTATGCACTCATCCTCGAGATGATGAACAGTAACTGA
- the arl9 gene encoding ADP-ribosylation factor-like protein 9 isoform X2: MPGLREAGLAAAALALTGGVAYAIWNLRSNKKNEAETPTLEQNVNAEKREKLVEAKVRSESAHEAPAPVSQEQARGSQVLVLGLDGAGKTSLLQCFATGTAETEVSPTMGFNAVSINREELRIDFLEIGGEEKLREFWPKYMKKARLLVFVLDAADSARFPLAKTSLHQLLAFDPCLPLVLLANKQDLPGASGVTELYESMALGSDCDGRKLCVLGTQVLKGSADISVQDAYALILEMMNSN; the protein is encoded by the exons ATGCCCGGTTTGAGAGAAGCTGGGTTAGCTGCCGCTGCCCTGGCACTAACCGGAGGTGTCGCGTATGCTATCTGGAATTTACGAAGCAACAAGAAAAACGAAGCAGAAACGCCGACTTTAGAGCAGAATGTAAACGCGGAGAAACGGGAAAAGTTAGTCGAGGCTAAAGTACGGAGTGAGAGCGCGCACGAAGCTCCCGCCCCTGTCTCTCAG GAACAAGCAAGAGGTTCTCAGGTGCTGGTGTTGGGTTTGGATGGCGCAGGCAAGACGAGTCTTCTTCAGTGCTTTGCGACAGGCACCGCTGAGACGGAAGTGTCACCCACTATGGGGTTTAATGCCGTCTCTATCAACAGAGAGGAGCTGCGCATCGACTTTTTAGAGA TCGGAGGCGAGGAGAAGCTCCGAGAGTTCTGGCCCAAGTATATGAAAAAGGCTCGGCTGTTGGTGTTCGTGCTGGACGCGGCCGACTCCGCACGTTTTCCTCTGGCTAAAACCAGCCTGCACCAGCTTCTGGCGTTCGACCCGTGCCTGCCGCTTGTTCTGCTGGCTAACAAACAG GACCTCCCGGGTGCGTCTGGGGTGACCGAGCTGTACGAGTCAATGGCATTGGGTTCAGATTGCGACGGTCGTAAGCTATGTGTTTTGGGCACACAAGTTCTAAAAGGCTCGGCCGATATCAGCGTACAGGACGCTTATGCACTCATCCTCGAGATGATGAACAGTAACTGA
- the srp72 gene encoding signal recognition particle subunit SRP72 — protein MASGAGSVASLWTEINRCGQNGDFTRALKAINKILHENKDDVTALCCKIVCLIQTGGFKEALNVINTHTKSLTSDMIGFEKAYCEYRLNRVESALKTIEGISEQTDKLKELYGQVLYRLERYTECEAVYKDLIRNSQDEYEEERKTNLAAVQAARSTWEKAIPEDLGLPESTYELCYNSACKLIGRGHLSQAMKKLQKAEELCRISLSEDSDMTEEDIDAELAVIHSQMAYIMQLQGRTEDALQLYNQVVKLKPSDVGLLAVTANNIITINKDQNVFDSKKKVKLMSAEGVEYKLSKKQLQAIEFNKALLAMYTNQADQCRKFLTNLQSHNPGHPQPVLIQVAQLCREKQHSKAVELLQSFSEKHPESASRIKLTMAQLYLTQGHVTKACDILRSIEDFKHKQGMVSALVTMYTHEEDIDSAIDVFTQAIQYYQSKQPGSRVHLSLVREAANFKLRYGRKKECISDLEQLWKQNPKDVHTLAQLISACSLVDQDKAKALSKHLPSPDTMSFNINVDELENSHGATNVRKKAAKVVGENPPKQQGQVDIKKKKKKKKGKLPKNCDPKSTPDPERWLPMRERSYYRGRKKGKKKEQVGRGTQGATAGAAAELDASKTASSPPTSPRPGSGTGTNLSPNPNIVPPRQQKPATAGAARKKAPQKKKKGGKGGW, from the exons ATGGCGAGTGGTGCGGGGTCTGTAGCGTCGCTGTGGACTGAAATTAACCGCTGCGGACAGAATGGCGACTTCACGAGAGCCCTCAAGGCTATCAATAAGA TTCTCCATGAGAATAAGGACGACGTGACGGCGCTGTGCTGTAAAATCGTGTGTCTCATCCAGACTGGTGGCTTCAAGGAGGCTCTTAATGTTATCAACACCCACACCAAGTCGCTTACCAG TGACATGATCGGGTTTGAGAAGGCATACTGTGAGTACCGGCTGAACAGAGTAGAGAGCGCACTGAAGACCATTGAGGGAATCTCTGAACAAACTGACAAACTCAAAGAGCTCTACGGCCAAGTG CTGTACAGACTGGAGCGGTACACAGAGTGTGAAGCGGTGTATAAAGACCTGATCAGAAACTCACAAGATGAATACGAGGAGGAGAGAAAGACGAACCTTGCCGCAGTGCAGGCTGCACGGAGTACCTGGGAGAAAGCAATACCT GAGGACCTGGGACTGCCTGAGTCAACGTACGAGCTTTGCTACAATTCAGCCTGCAAGTTGATCGGCAGAGGCCATCTCTCTCAGGCCATGAAGAAACTCCAGAAAGCTGAAG AGCTCTGTAGGATATCTCTGTCAGAAGACTCT GACATGACTGAGGAGGATATTGACGCTGAGCTGGCAGTGATCCACTCTCAGATGGCCTACATCATGCAGCTTCAAGGCAGGACAGAGGACGCGCTGCAGCTTTATAACCAAGTCGTCAAACTAAA GCCATCTGATGTGGGTCTGCTAGCAGTCACTGCCAATAACATCATCACCATCAACAAG GACCAAAACGTGTTCGACTCCAAGAAGAAGGTGAAGCTGATGAGCGCAGAGGGTGTGGAGTACAAGCTGTCTAAGAAGCAGCTGCAAGCCATCGAATTTAACAAAGCTCTGCTAGCAATGTATACAAACCAG GCTGATCAGTGCAGAAAGTTTTTGACTAATCTGCAGTCACACAACCCCGGACACCCACAGCCAGTTCTCATCCAGGTGGCTCAGCTGTGTCGAGAGAAACAGCACAGCAAGGCTGTGGAGCTGCTGCAG tctTTTTCAGAAAAGCATCCAGAAAGTGCATCCAGAATCAAACTGACCATGGCACAACTCTACCTGACTCAAG GTCATGTGACTAAAGCCTGCGACATCCTAAGGTCAATAGAGGATTTTAAGCACAAACAAGGAATG GTTTCTGCCCTGGTGACAATGTACACACACGAGGAGGACATTGACAGTGCTATCGATGTCTTCACCCAAGCCATCCAGTATTATCAATCAAAACAA CCTGGCTCTCGGGTGCACCTCTCACTGGTCCGTGAAGCAGCAAATTTTAAGCTCCGTTACGGCAGAAAGAAGGAGTGCATCAGTGACCTGGAGCAGCTGTGGAAGCAGAACCCTAAAGATGTCCACACGTTGGCACAGCTCATCTCCGCATGCTCACTGGTGGATCAAGACAAGGCCAAAGC GCTTAGTAAGCATCTCCCCTCTCCTGACACCATGTCCTTTAACATCAATGTGGACGAGCTGGAGAACTCGCATGGAGCCACAAACGTCAGAAAGAAGGCGGCCAAAGTCGTCGGGGAAAACCCCCCTAAGCAGCAAGG CCAAGTggacattaaaaagaaaaagaaaaagaagaaag gtaAACTACCCAAGAACTGTGACCCTAAATCGACCCCTGACCCTGAGCGTTGGCTGCCTATGCGAGAGCGATCATATTACCGAGGCAGGAAGAAGGGCAAGAAGAAGGAGCAGGTGGGAAGAGGAACTCAGGGAGCAACAGCAGGAGCTGCGGCAGAACT AGATGCCAGCAAAACAGCAAGCAGCCCTCCTACGTCCCCTCGTCCTGGCTCTGGCACCGGCACCAACCTAAGCCCCAACCCCAACATCGTCCCGCCACGGCAACAAAAACCTGCCACTGCTGGAGCAGCACGCAAAAAAGCCccacagaagaagaagaagggaggTAAAGGAGGATGGTAG